The Cynocephalus volans isolate mCynVol1 chromosome 1, mCynVol1.pri, whole genome shotgun sequence region TGCTCAGAGCTGATTCTGGAACACTTAACCAAGTGAAGAAGCTGTTCTTCCTTTCCCATGATTCAACATACATTCATTACAGTAGTTATTTACTCAATGCCTACAATGGGGATGCTGACCCAAGATATGGTCCTCCACTCCCCTTAGAAGTTACTGCCATGCATCAAAGAACAGAACTCATTTTAGCTGGTTCAGTTTCTTCTGCTAAAAATGTGGTAATAAAGCACACATTATAAATTGCAACAGAAGCAACTGGAGGTATTTCCCGCCTTTTATCTTTAGCAACATttaaggtttcttttcttttgctgaacTCACCACTTCCTTGTAAAACCCTTCAATGACTCTAAGAGAATTAAAAGTCTTTTGAAAGGTCccattctctcttcagcttcagAGCTTCCTGTTCCTCCAGCTACAGTGTAGAGTACATCCTCAGCCAACAACACAGCTCTattacttcacttctctgtgcttctgccTAGAATGTACAACTATCTATGTGGGTCTCACTCTCTGATgaattcctttgtctttttaagGCTTAAatcctgtgaaggttaattctcgGGGTCAACTTGATCAGaataaggaatgctgagaaacttgGCAAAGCTATTTtattaggtgtgtccatgagggtgtttccagaagaatgCATGAGAAACtatcactctctctgctctggcaTTTTCtggccatgtgagacctctgcattgctgtaaagccaccaccaaaaaaccctcaccagatgtgttccctggactttggacttccggcctctgaaaccgtaagcaataaatttcattttcttaccagttcaaggtattttgttataagcaacagaaatggactaatacaaatccTAAGCTGCCTAGCTCCTGTAGCTCCTGTCCTTGCTCACTCCACCTTACCTCTGTCCTGTGCTAGCACAGACAAGCAGACATTGACCAAGATGACACTTGAGCCTCCAGTCCACAGCCAGAGCACATACCAACCCACTGCAAAGCCCCGAATGCCCTTGTCAAGCTTTTGTCCTTAATTCCAGGATGACTTCATAACACAGAAAAGGATACTCAGATCAACAAAAGGAGGCACCTTGAAACCGAATGACAGAGCAACTTGAGGCAAATTTAAGTTATTGACATTAAAGATCTGCTTCAGAGAATGGGAATCATACGCTCGAATGTATGACTTATATGCTTCCTGCGCTGACTTATGAAGAAAGTAGTTCTTTTCAATCAATTTTTCaagctgaaaaataaagaaacattgcttttaatgaaataaaaaagcaaacttcAAATATACTAGAACAAAGCCATTCcacaaaaaaacatatttattctaACACACTTGCTACAGGCTATGGATTATATGCAAAATCATGCTGCAATAAGAACAATGCAAAAGTTCTTACAGGGTGTGAACCGAAAGGAGGAAGAGAGCACAGGAATGTGGTAACCAACACAGCAAGAAACCTTAAAGATCGCAGTCCAAACCTCCCATTTTATGAAAGGCAGAATCAGAGGACAGTGACTGCCCAATGAAACACTATAAGGGTAATATTGGGACGAGATTATCTCttacaaatgtatttaaaaacatacCTGAGATTGAATATCAGAAATTTTAGACCAAGAAAAGTCAAATTCATTTAATGGAACCtagaaaacaaaagtataaaGATTAGTAAAAAAGGATgatcaacatttaaatttttactaggtattaaagaaagagaaggatgACCAGTCCTACAGAACTCCCTCAGACAGATAGAAAGATATGCTTTCTCTAGATTCCCAATATCAATGGGAAAATTTCTCTTTGCTCTGCTGAATTAGGAAATCTTCTAATCTGCAATTCTGTTTTCCTGAAAAGTGAGGTGAGATTAGAGTGTTGGGGGATTGAGTGTGATGTTAACTAGGGAAAATATACACTACTTTCCCAAAATGGCAGCGTGAGAAAAGGCAACAGGTAGTAGCCATCCTGGAGGCAGTTGTAGGAAATGGGGATTAGGGCTGAAGTTAGTTTTTAACAGTGAGAGACTTGAGATGGTACAGTGATAACTGCAAGGGAGAGATCTAAGGTCAAGGGCTGATGAAtaagggaaaggaagaggcaaGAGCAGGAGTGAATGAGGATCTCCACTGCTTCACATGAGGTAGGAGGGAAAGATACTAGGATGAAGAGTTGTAGAGAAGACTGCAGGGAGAGAGATGAGTAGGCATGAGGGAGCTTAAAAGGAGAGGGGAAGGTTTCAAATAGGGCTGTAGGAAATGGGAGAGGAGAGACTGGGGACACAAGAGCATTGCTGAGCAATGCAGAGCTAGAGGGCTAAGCCACCTGGGTAGTACCCTTTGTTCCAACTTCCTGGGCCAGAAGCACATCCTTACTTAACTGCTGTAAAAACTTTTAATAGCACTGCCCTGACTCAGAACTCCTCTGACACATCTAGAAATGGTGTTTGCTAAAGTCCTTCACAAGAGGAATCTGTTCTCAACTTAAGATTTTCCAAGCAAGGATCTTTACCTTGGATTGTTTCAAGTAACGAAGGAATCCCAATTCTTCTGGGCGCAAAATGAGCAAGGCATGCCCTCTTCCATTCAGGCCTCTGGCTGTTCTACCCACGCGATGAATATATTCCTTTGGTGACAAAGAAAATCTGAGCTAATGCACTGAGTTCCACATGGGCCCTCTGGCAATGTCCCTGCATTTCAAGTAAGTGCACAGTGGGGGACAGAGGCTTGTCAGCACACCTGTCCTGAGATGGTGTGCCTCCCACAGGGCTAGGCCACACACACATTCCCAATGCCTCCCACAGGGCTAGGCCACACACACATTCCCAATGCCTCCCACAAAGCCAGGCCAGCATTCCCTCTGCACACACCATCCCTGAAGGGGTAACAGGCCATAAAAAGGCTGGACACTGTTCATATTAACACTGTAATctaacaaaatgatttttaagtgtGCTTCATCTTCAAAATGGCTTTGAAAAGACATGTTTAAATGTTAGTTGACAATTTATTATAAACCACTGTTTGTTGAAATTATTTCTCAAGGAAGCTAATTCTACTATACATTCTACAGAATATTATATACCTCCTCaagcaaattttatttccttcagacATCTGCTGCTCTTAACAGATCATTCCAAGGCTCTAACATTCCTAACTTATGCTCCCCTGATGCCTCTCAAACCTCTTTGTGCCCTCCTTTGGGCCTTGTAAAACCCGAAATACTTATCAACACCAGAGAAATACTGCAGAGTCACTGCACAGTAGGGATAAATGTTATAAATGTGAAATAAGGTATTTTTCAGGGAACCTGGAGGGTAAGTGCATTCCTTCCTGTAGAGCCAGCCTAAAGACATCCATGGATGCCAGTTACCTTAGGGTCATCTGGAGGGTCATATTGAACAATCCAGTCAACTTCAGGAATATCCAGTCCTCTTGCTGCCACATCTGTACACAACAATATCCCCGAATCTGCATTGCAGAATTGGAAGAATGTGGTTGTACGCTTATTTTGCTTCTGCCTTCCCTAGAATCAAATGAAAACATCCATCAGAGCTGGAACCTTGAAGCTGTTTCTGGGAAGTCTAGATACAGAACCTCTGACTGTGGAATTGTTACTTTACTGCAAGCTCACTCCCTGACCTATGTCCTATTTCCCCAACTGTACAAAGCCCCTCGAGAACGATAGAGTCCCTTACTCCTTTGTAGTCCTTGTCTCTCCAAACCCAGCAGAACTCCCTCCACACAGGATTAATTATCCAATGATGATCAAACTACTCAGACCTACGTTTAGAGGAGAGTAATACCTCCAATCCTGCAATCTACAGAACTTGATAAGCATAAcctgtttttaataatttcatcatAATCACTTACATGAATAGCCAAAACAGGCAAATCAATGTAGTTCAGCAACTCGTAGTGGTATTTCACGGACttacaagatgaaaaaaagaCCATCAGTTTCTTCTTTCGGTTCTTCTTAAGGAATGTAAAGAGCAGAAGAAATCTCTTTTCTGAGGGACAAACAACATATCCCTAGAAATggttcaaacaaacaaatacaaatgaaTCAAATGAACACTTTCAGCTTCATGAACCAATGTAATCTAATTGAGAGCACTGGTAAACATAGCACATATACCATCATGCCTTATctacagcattttaaaaactaaacaaccAACCAAAAGGTTTTTAAGCTACATCTAGTTACAGGGAATATTTTATTCATCAAAAGACTCAATCTTAAAGTTCTTGTTTTAATCAACCCAGTGTGGATCTCTGCAACCTCATTTCTATCCTTTCACAGCTACATGTCCTGGGCCAGTCTCTCCATCATCCAACTCACCTCAAATCTTATGGGGAGAGAtgattaaaaacactttttttaatCGCATTTAAAATTGGCAGTGATTAATAATGCCTGCCATGTGGCAAGTGgtatcaacagagtaaacagaATTGATCAAATGATTCAGAATTCATGATTTTTATACCCGCAGAGTCTAGACCCAATTCTCAAGTTCACTATACTTGAATTAAAAGTTCATTAACCCATGTGCTTTCTGAATGATCCTCCAAACAATTATAAGAAATCACCAAATAAGAGCCTTAAAGTTTTAAGTTACTTATGAAAAATACCTGCTCAAGACCATCCACTGTTGCATTAGCTTTGTCATCATCAACGCCAACATACAATGGCTCCTTTTTCAGGGAAATCCTGGCCAGATCTTCAACTTTTCGAGTTTGTGTGGCAGAAAAGAGCATGGTCTGTCTGCGTACTGGAACAGATACACAAAAAGTAACCCAAATCTTTCAGGAAATGTTTGTAATCGCTTCACAACTACAATTACTCTACGCAGAAACATCAGGAATGAGAAATGTGATATCACCACAGATTCTACAGATATTACAAAGGGTTAGAAAGGCATATCACGAATAACTTATAGGTCTATAAATTTGATTATTTAAGTGAGagggacaaattccttgaaacatAAACTACTAAAGTTCactcaagaaaaaacagaaaacccgaATAGTCTTAAATACACTAAAGAAATTGTAGTTAAAACCTTGAAAACTTCAGGCCAAAATGGATTCCACTAATGAATTCtctcaaacatttaagaaatactAATTCTTCAGAAACTTTTCAGGAAATCAAAGAGGAGAGTTTACTTACCAACACATTCTTTGAAGCCAGCTATTATCCTAAATGAAAACCTGACGATGCcattaaaagaaaactatggacTAATATAATTCATGAGCAGATGCAAAATTTCTTAACAGAATTTTAGCAAAgtgaatccagcaatatataaattttaccatattaactacagaaaaaaaaatctggccaTTTCAATTGAcatagaaaaatcatttgacaaagtTTAATATTCACTTCTGATTAAAGCCCTCAGCAAAATAGGAACAGAAGGGATTTTCTTCAATCTCCTAAAGGgatttacataaaatgtatagctaacatcatacatacttaatggtgaaagactgaatgctttcctcctaagatcAGGATTAGGACAAGCATGtctgttctcaccacttctaaTCAGTAGTGTAGTGGAGGTTCTGGCTGGGGCAATCGGGCAAGAAAAAACACTAAATGAAGTAACTGTCTTTttttatagatgacatgattacctatgtagaaaatccaaaaggcAACAGTCACCTGGAGTCATACTAAATGTTGCCTGCAGAAATAACTATCTCACTGGATATGAGATGAATTGCATTTATTTGAGTGTATACAagcaatgaacaattgaaaattaaaactttaataaaatactcaggaataaatctcacaaaaatatgaaaaaatctgtATACTTAAAACTCCCAATattattgagaaaaattaaagacttaataACTGGAGATATTCCTTACTACAGTTACATGACTCAATACTGTCTTCCAGCAATGATCTCCATTCAAAACAGGCAACAACAGctcaatggataaagaaactgatatacaatggaatgctactgaggaataaaaagtaaagtactgatacatgcaatagcatggatgaatctcaaaagaatttaagaaaccAGACCCCCAAAAAAGTGCATAagatatgattccaactatataaaTCTCTAGAAACCGCAAGCTTctctacagtgacagaaagcaggttaACAGTCGCCTGGGAAAAGGTAGATATGTGAGGAGGGGTGACTGGAGGGACTGCCAAGGTGCAAGAGGAAACTTTTGGGTATGATGGACATGTTCATTACCTTGATTGCAGTGATGATTTCATAGGAGTGAACATGTCAAAAgtatcaaattgtatactttaaatgtgtATAGcttatgtcaattatacctcgaTAAAGCATTAACAAATCATAAGGAATGAAATCTTAGCCTTATTATAGATATAAGCAGTTTATAATGTTATAAGCACTATAACCAAGGTATGTACAAGTCAAATCTAACACAGAAGGCAAGTCTATTACTACCTGGGAGATGTTAGAAGAGCTAAGAATAGTTaagagtggggtggggtgagacATGTTAAAACTGTTTAACTTGCATTATAACCTCTAAAATGCCAATTTATTAGTCACGTGATACAGTCACTGTATCATGTGACTAATAAATTTGATGCTTGATTTCCATAACACCTCTAAGGTACTTTACTTGGCTTCTATAGTAAAATTGTGGTATTAATACAGTAATTTTTCTACAGGAACAACTCCTATCTGCCTCCAACAGGCACTTTGTAGAGCACTTGCAGATGTTACCTACTTACCTGGCAGAAGTTTAATAATCTGCTTTAATTCCTCTTCAAACCCAACATCCAAGATACGATCAGCCTCATCAATAACCAGACACTGTAGGTTTTTATACATAAACCCTGGGGTATTCTAATAAAACAAAGGACAAAGAAAACTGTTAGTTGTCAAGTTCATGTTTCATAGAAAACAATGAGAGAGGCACTACAAAATAGTGTTCTCTTACCTGCATATGGTCCAAGAGACGGCCTGGTGTGGCCACAATGATATTGATCCCATTAGCAAGTTTCTGTGCTTCAGCAGATCTGTTACTGCCGCCCATTATCAACCCATATGTGTGAACATGATGAGTCATTAGCTCCTTAAGAACCCCAAAAGTCTGCATGGCCAGTTCTCTAGTAGGTGAGAGAATAAGGACTCCTGTTCCTAAGATGCAAAAGATGATATTTGGTAAAAGTCAAACTGTGGTTGTCACTATAAGTCCTTAACAGCTACAATAAACTTCTAGtgaaataatgacaaaaacaaacagaTTAAAAGCTTACCATTTCTGGGCATGAACTTTAATTTAACAATAAGTTCAACAGCAGGGATGAGGAATGCCAGGGTTTTaccactgcctgtttttgcaGCTGCTAGAAGATCTCTaagtattaaaaagagaaagacatttaGTCTACTCGTTCAGTAAGTATTTACTAAATACCCACCATGTGCTATGCAAACACATTTTAAAGACTAAGGTTAGAatatgaacaagacagacaaagtcCTTATCTTCTGTATCAATCAAATCAATCACCTGAGTTATATAGCTAACTCAGAAACAAGAATTGTGCTACAGAACAGAAGTGAACACTTATCTTCAAGCATCTGCAAATAACTTAATGCCGGCTAGATACATGACCCAACATACAGTACAAAACCAAGGAAACACTGGTGTTTTCATTAACAATCTACTAGCCCTAAAAATAGATATCATGTCCAAGCATCAATATTAATCATACCTGCCTTCCAAAAGTGGTCTGATACTTTTATGCTGAATTTCAGTCATGTTTGtaaagcccatttcttctacAGCCTTCAGAGTGTTTTCATTGACAAGATTAGTTAGAGAAGCAAATGAAGTATCTTCAAAGGCTCCTAAACAGAAGACAGTTTATTAttggcaaatttattttttttaaatactgcttTAGTTGCCTAAACTAGTGTCACTTAGAAGAGCTTCTTGCAGTAAGAAGAAACTAAACCCCAATCACTCCTatgtgataatattaagaaaaagacCTTATACTGTTTATGTTTCTGACTCTTCATGGCTGTATGATTTAAAGTCCAGAGCCCATAGTGTAACAAAATAAGGGGAGGAGGAGGTAACTGAGAGACTTACAGGAAATGAAAATGCCaaggcagggggaaaaaaaaaagagtcctgagagaaataaaatgtttaaaaaatctgatataaaaaaataaaaacattgagcTTAATAAAAACTGAGTATGAAGTCTTATCAAAAAAGTAGATCATCTCACACAAAAGGGACAAACGAGAATAGTGAGATATAGCCACAGAATTTTAGACTGAACCCACACATTGAGTGGTGTGGTGGTTCTGCAGCAGGGAAAGGCATCAAAATCACCTGAAGAGCTCCCTCCTCCCACATGCCCAGGCTGAATCCAGAGATTCTCACCCTTTGCACtactgatattttgggctggaCAAATTTTTGTTGTGGGAGGCAATGCTATGCATTACAAGATGTTATGCAGCATGTCTGAACTCCAGCCACAAGATGCCAGTAGATTGCCCCAAGTtttgacaactaaaaatgtcccATAGGAGTAGGGTGACCAACCTTCTTGGTATGCTTAGGACAGAGGGGGTTTCTGGGATGCAAGACTTTCAGTACTAACACTGGGAAAGTTCTCGACAAACCAGGATTAGTGAGTTACCCTACCTGGGAGGCAAAATTGCCctggttgagaactactgccATAACCTTTGCAATTTTGATTAAGCAGGTGTGGGATTGGGACTCAAtattttaacaaacaaaaaacccaaaccaaacaaacaacctaaGTAACTCCTAGACATTTCTGGTTAGGAGCAGCTAATTCTAGTCTAAACTCTACTTTATACAGGAACAAAGGCCAAAGGAGGTTAACCTGGCCCAAGTCCCTCAATTACATTAATTTCATCACTCTTTCATTATTAGTAACTGAGCCTATATTAAACTTCTGGTCTCCAGACTTCTGGGCCAATGATTTTCCTATTACAACATGGAATGAacctttgaaaaggaaaaacaaaaaaaccccaaaggatCCCAGAAACTATCTGtgcacatataaaaatatttagtgttaggaatggagaaaagggaaaaaaagaaggaacaaaaagaaCTAAAGCATCACAAagtagaagatttaaaaaaaaaaagtaggagatATTTACCTTTTTTCCAGGTAAATTAAAAGTCATAAATGAACCTTCAACAATATAATCCAGACAGGtgtaacattttaaagaaaatgtatctgGAAAACTTCCTGGAAGTTACCTGTCAGTCCCAGGGGCAGGCTGGGCACTTCACTGTCATCTTCCTCGTTATCTGGcttctccacactgttttctgtctcttcggGAACCTCAGCACTGCCTTCTTCACATTCtcctttgttttcagtttttgctttttttgtatctttggtttcaaaaaacaaaaccccccaaattttcttaaatgaggtcaacaaaataaaagatttgtgATGCAACAGGTGTATTTTCAAAAGCTGAACATATTCTGTATTAATTTGTTAAAAACCAagggtatatatacatatagatttaCCAACAAAACTTTTTTTGAGGCTTCTTAATGTATTATACCAtctcattaacatttttttccgaAAAGTTCAACTAAGCGAAATAAAGACACTAATTATAAGTTCCAtatatttcactgagaaaaacaGCACATCtgattaatgtaatttttaaaaactcattacaAGCACTGATTTTTCTTCCCATGCCATTTGTCCTAAATTTCCTATGGAAGctacttttgttttaaagacGAACAGAAAAACCAAAGGCCCTTAAAGTTACTAGAGATAAACTGTAAGGCAAGGGCAACAATGTACTTATTGGGGTGATAAAAACTGGACTGTTCCCTGATTGTAAGTGGTAAGGGAGAAAAGGAGGTAGAGCTTCCTAGCTTCTCACTTCTAAATTCACAACTTTCATAAGGTCCTAAACTACCTTTCCAGTCATACCTCTCATTAGACTCAACTCAGGACTCTTCATAGCCCAGGACTGGCCTCTTCCCTGTACCTTACTGCCACCTTTCTGGGAAATGGTCAGCTCTGCAGGACCCACATGTTCAAAAGCCATAGATGTCATCAGCTAGTCTCCACAGCTTATCACTTTTGTTTTCCTCAAAATAGTTCTTAACGTTTACTCATAAAGTTAAAATTCCCAGCACTGTGACCCAATGCTTGAGAGAAGAAATGATGTCACTTCCTGGGACATACTCAGAATAAAAATCCTAAAGGCATCAATAATTTTAGAGCAGGATTATAATCACTTTAGAAGTCCAATGCACTATCCATTGCGCAACGGAGCCACCTTGGAGCAGGATTATAATCCctttaaatcaaaattaattcCCAATCCTCATGCTTTTCCATATCTTGTTTCGCTTTTTGTTTAAGCAATTCCTCATAACCTACAAATTAGTTTGTAGGCAGTGTGAAGACAAACAGCCATACATGTCTGAAAAAGTTCAAAGCTCCTTTCTAGATGAAACCTTTATTTCATATAAGATATGTACCTAAATAGGGTGTTCTTATTCAAGAGCTGGCACACTTTCTACAAagagccagataataaatattttaggctttttagACCATACGGTCTTTGTTCCATAAAGACATGTCTTTATGTACTATCTGTGTACTGTCTTTTTGCCACAAAGACAAAGTACACAAATGGCCATTGCTGTaatccaataaagctttatttacaataatagGCAGAAGGCTGGAGAGTTTGCTAACTTTGGTCCTAGTCTACACTGAAATCTCTGATTGTACACATATCAACTAAAATGCCTATTCCTTCACCTGAGGTTATCCAAATTCAATCATCTTCAAAAAATagtccctccttctccccctccccaacaTTATCCTGCCCATTCTATTCACTTGGAAATTAATGTTCCATTTATTCAGAAGTTCCCTAAATGCTCTTTTATACACTTTGTAACTAAGTCTCTTTCAAAGGGTGGAATTTATGgtagggaaaaggaagaaatagggcAAAAAAGaggtaaatgaaaagaaaaattaatgcaaagTCCCTTCATACAGAAAGGCCTAGGAAGATGACGCAGATTGCTTTAGTGTTAAATAATTCTACGATGCGGTTTGTAAGTTGGTAAAGCTAAAATACTATGCCATAACATACCCTATTCATCATAAAAAGCCCAGATAACTGCCAAGAAGATCAAACTTCTAGAATTCTAAGGAGATCCTTACTTAAGTGTAAGGGTTTCTTCAAGGTTAGAGAATGTAAAAACGACACATCGCTcaattattttgagaaaagttAAATGCACATTCCCACTAATAAAATGTTTCCTTCAGCTACAAAGTTAGTCTCTGATAATTGGGGAATACAGGGAATTCTcatacaagggtacctcaaaaagttcatggaaaaatagaacacatatgaatctttccatgaacgttttgaggTACACATATGTCTTGTGCACACAATAATAGAGGAAAGGTGAAATAACTGAAAAACTGTGTGAATGGCTGAAgttcaaagaaaatgaagtacCTACCAGGCCCAGCATCagtcatcatttttctctttttcttcttctttttcttttttgattctgAATTGGGAGACTGTGTTGCTGTTTCTCCATTGGTTACTATGGTAGATTTCTGGAAggattttttaacttttactttttccACTGCTTCTTTAGACGTATCTCCATTTTGGGTTTCTGATGAGCCCACATTCATAGACTGTTTTAGtgattttttaagttttccaACTCCCACTGTTTCTTCAGACACATCTCCATTTTGAGTTTCTGACAGGCTCACAGCTGAGGCCCCTGTTTAAAAACAGAACATACACTGTGACAGAAAAGGGGAGGTTTACTTAGAAACACTGGAATCCCAAATGAGAAATACCATGGCTTCCAGGATTcaaattatttagatttttcttctcttgcatGTACATTATTAAAACCTCTTGCAATTTTATGGTGTTCTCCTATAGGAAAAGTAagtttcctttaagaaaaaatgCTGGAAAAAGGAAAGCAATATTGACTTCTTATCTTTAGTAGACCATATCTGTGCTTTAAGGAATCCAGGTCAGGAAAacttcaataaaatcaaacatttaaacAGATGGAGTCAGACAACATCAGTTACAAAATAACATATGACTAACTGATATGCTGAAAGACATTTACATTTTATCACAAAACTTACTTCTAACTTCAAAACATTCAACCCCAACTCTCCTATACTCTTCATATACAAATACCTGAGCACGTCTTTACAAAATACTTGAGAATGTGTTTACAAAAATCCCCTTTTAtatatggaaaaagataaaatgtaagTAACATTATCTTTTGTTCAAACTGTTATCTACATCTACACCAAGAAGTAGTTAGTAACACTGTCTTATTCTACAGGAATTGAAAATATAAGTGAACTTCAAAACACATTCCTAAAACCCATAAACCTATTGCCTCCATCAGGATTTCTTTCAATCAATTAATGTCTATTGAAAATCTACTGGGGTGGCAACATACCTCCAACATTTTCTTCAGCAGGGGGGTACACTACAGGGGGGTGTTATATCTTACATGGGACTCAAAGGGTTAACACAATGACTTCAAGATCTCTGGCCCACTGTCAGGAAATTAGGACTGCAAACGAGGTGGGTAAAAAAGATAATACTATCCATGTAAAATCCTTTTCACTTAAGTCACCGTGCAGGACACGAGTATGCAGAAGCTCTTAGGAAATCTATATATAACCTAAAGTTGGCAGTAATGGGAGTATAGGGAATGAGAAACTTTGTGTTCAACGTGCGCAGAAGACACTTTTCAAGCTGAATATGAGGAAGCGCTACATtagaagagtgagagagaagcTCGGTAGAAAAAGGCATTGGTATCGGGA contains the following coding sequences:
- the DDX18 gene encoding ATP-dependent RNA helicase DDX18, with amino-acid sequence MSHLPMKLLRKKIEKRNLKLRQRNLKLQGASAVSLSETQNGDVSEETVGVGKLKKSLKQSMNVGSSETQNGDTSKEAVEKVKVKKSFQKSTIVTNGETATQSPNSESKKKKKKKKRKMMTDAGPDTKKAKTENKGECEEGSAEVPEETENSVEKPDNEEDDSEVPSLPLGLTGAFEDTSFASLTNLVNENTLKAVEEMGFTNMTEIQHKSIRPLLEGRDLLAAAKTGSGKTLAFLIPAVELIVKLKFMPRNGTGVLILSPTRELAMQTFGVLKELMTHHVHTYGLIMGGSNRSAEAQKLANGINIIVATPGRLLDHMQNTPGFMYKNLQCLVIDEADRILDVGFEEELKQIIKLLPVRRQTMLFSATQTRKVEDLARISLKKEPLYVGVDDDKANATVDGLEQGYVVCPSEKRFLLLFTFLKKNRKKKLMVFFSSCKSVKYHYELLNYIDLPVLAIHGRQKQNKRTTTFFQFCNADSGILLCTDVAARGLDIPEVDWIVQYDPPDDPKEYIHRVGRTARGLNGRGHALLILRPEELGFLRYLKQSKVPLNEFDFSWSKISDIQSQLEKLIEKNYFLHKSAQEAYKSYIRAYDSHSLKQIFNVNNLNLPQVALSFGFKVPPFVDLNVNSNEDKRKKRGGGGGFGYQKTKKVEKSKIFKNISKKSSDRRQFSH